A single Venturia canescens isolate UGA chromosome 1, ASM1945775v1, whole genome shotgun sequence DNA region contains:
- the spg gene encoding dedicator of cytokinesis protein 3 isoform X1 — translation MRWPSRVPGRRKSEKSVYNWRGDTRYGLPLEIGETVQILEECAGWYRGFTTKNRAVKGIFPSSYVHLKPCKIDNEGLFESVIPLEDPVVREVTLVLREWGCIWKRLYVEREIYKFNTLRKVMRELLEWRRQLLAGTLTTDQTRELKMRIINKVDWGNRKLGLDLVPRQGAHMVDPDTMSVVELYHVHVQSAENSQGASARGTLRRKEHKKVLTHHLYFCMRDFGHSIGEDAEIYFSLWDARRGQYLSERFLVKISKEGFSNYVEKLHSNCTIFTDLGNADLSRDLHIIAHVMRCGRMQYSDSGRNKAGSVVYRRPHGVGVLPLADAAQEHAEELEMTFKVFQGEEKEFHQLHEQIIRNNKCSPLPGQPNYGIVVSLRVLHGELCQVREENPLLFKNICLTRKLGFSDVIMPGDVRNDLFLRLERGEFERGGKSTGKNIEVTMIVLDAEGHPLEGCLFGGAGAEGSSEYQSLVIYHHNSPSWAETVRLAVPIDKFYGSHIRFEFRHCSTREKNDKKLFDFAFVRLMEPDGGATIQDGMHELYIYKCEERAKLDSLSYLSLPSNAREPFSPGVSAFTRSPKEAVFITTLLCSTKLTQNVDLLSLLQWKAHPERIAEALGRVLRLDGEELVKFLQDILDALFSMFHTEDGNSTTHSGLVFQVLVSIFSLLEDPKFEHFKPVMDAYISGHFAAALVYKGLLSSVQHCADWVTAAERQEPIMKCFRSLEYIFKFIIQSRLLFARATAGQFEDSFKRDLYCVFAALNKMLQIPYEVVLLSQVALLLSISAVFEQLAAVLPAIEVAKLTCTMLDSVPREPPPQLMQAKLVAIKNLASSSLFCDDESRNLLLVTICRHLRIHLARREELRSCTEILGEILSFLHARGRDTNKVNNCIHHDVETLCLSIFDVLVQTILIIVNASGPVLGCLVACLIGLLQLLDEDHYERLWEEYTQQHGGGDKKPLKDMILRVFLVLGDLVRQEVFPPDWLVIRMQANNIILKSLQELVQPLAFRFLHGSSFDSQLWSTYFNLAVAYLTQPSLQLEQFSEVKREKIVEKYGDMRVLMGFQILSMWSNLGERKLEFIPGMVGPFLEVTLVPESELRKATLHIFFDMMECEQRARGSFKSVESELIDKLDILISENKGDDEYRQLFNTMEHLSAVLLARVQSEDPAWKDSGTAFITSVTRLLERLLDYRSVIQGDENRDKRMSCTVNLLNFYKNEFNRKEMYLRYIYKLHDLHLAAENYTEAGFTMKLYADQLSWEATLLPSDHAHPQQPEWQRKELLYHQIIHYFDRGKCWEKGIPLCKELAVLYETRLYDYAKLSLILKTQAKFLDNILTQLRPEPEYFRVGFYGLSFPLFVRNKLFIYRGLEYERVGAFTQRLQTEFPSAQILMKSAPPDESIISSEGQYIQICNVKPIPEENSLGCTSAEVPDRVVAFYLVNDVRKFLFDRPLHRGPVDRENEFKSLWIERTTLTTEAKLPGILRWFEVIERRSELLAPVQYACETMQSVERELRRLVAQYTAEPHRNINPFSMRLQGIIDANVMGGITKYQEAFLTPEFSRLNPEMVPHVNKLKNLILDQMSVLESGLVLHGQIAPSGVQPLHKRLIERFTQLKQSLGPLARQRIIHQDSIINSPLPPLPSNDKQRPATLETPGSRISNADSDGLPEDEGFYTRVEGAPPPIPQREVRPRSVGYGTTPPRPTHHRTLSKPLSPKLPLRHSLPTPTEAAVSAAATAASTDHQTNITNSWGESEQAPPLPPRAPEKREINSGPPAPPKRPTHKRNTEWSAGEDEQDAPATQPPPPPANETNYLRDSGISTTSLLDFQSHLTNLNNLSYEEFEPRSRSNDIMNISPPSTTTALNVSAAALQNSHTILDQETSPPPIPPKAHQEAPSAPSTLERVSNRIHGSAHTENYSVPKLQTLSVASDTESTV, via the exons AAAACTCGGTCTGGACCTGGTTCCTCGGCAGGGTGCTCACATGGTCGATCCCGATACGATGTCCGTCGTCGAGCTTTATCACGTG CACGTTCAAAGCGCGGAAAATTCGCAAGGGGCCTCGGCGCGGGGCACGCTCAGACGAAAAGAgcacaaaaaagtgttgacCCATCACCTGTACTTTTGCATGCGTGACTTTGGTCACTCGATCGGCGAGGATGCCGAGATATACTTTTCACTGTGGGACGCGCGACGCGGACAGTACCTGAGCGAGAGATTTCTCGTGAAAATATCGAAGGAGGGCTTCTCGAATTACGTAGAAAAGTTGCACAGCAATTGTACGATCTTTACGGATCTCGGGAACGCCGACTTGAGCCGTGATCTTCATATAATCGCGCACGTTATGCGGTGCGGTAGAATGCAGTATTCCGACTCGGGGCGCAACAAAGCCGGAAGCGTGGTTTACAGGCGACCCCACGGCGTCGGGGTACTCCCGTTGGCCGACGCTGCCCAGGAGCACGCCGAGGAGCTCGAAATGACTTTCAAG GTCTTCCAAGGCGAAGAGAAGGAATTCCATCAACTCCACGAGCAAATAATACGCAACAACAAGTGTTCGCCGCTGCCGGGACAACCGAACTACGGAATCGTCGTGTCGTTGCGGGTTTTGCACGGAGAATTGTGCCAAGTCCGTGAGGAAAATccacttttattcaaaaacatATGTCTGACGAGAAAATTGGGCTTTTCGGACGTCATCATGCCGGGGGACGTGCGAAACGATTTGTTTTTGAGGCTCGAGCGAGGGGAGTTTGAGCGCGGTGGCAAGTCGACCGGGAAAAATATCGAG GTGACGATGATCGTGCTCGATGCGGAGGGACACCCGCTCGAAGGATGTTTGTTCGGCGGTGCCGGAGCGGAAGGCAGTTccgaatatcaaagtttggttATTTATCATCACAACAGTCCCTCGTGGGCAGAAACTGTCAGACTGGCTGTTCCGATCGACAAGTTTTACGGCAGCCACATTCGCTTCGAGTTTCGTCATTGTTCCA CAAGGGAAAAGAACGACAAGAAGCTATTCGACTTTGCGTTCGTTCGTCTCATGGAACCGGACGGTGGGGCAACGATTCAGGACGGTATGCACGAGCTATACATATACAAGTGCGAAGAACGAGCGAAATTGGACTCTCTGAGTTATCTATCACTGCCGAGCAACGCCCGCGAACCTTTTTCTCCGG GTGTATCAGCCTTTACGAGGTCACCGAAGGAAGCCGTTTTCATAACGACTTTATTGTGCAGCACGAAATTGACGCAAAACGTAGATCTCCTCAGTCTGCTGCAGTGGAAGGCACATCCGGAGAGAATAGCCGAAGCTCTTGGACGAGTTCTCCGACTGGACGGTGAAGAATTGGTAAAGTTTCTTCAGGACATACTCGACGCGTTGTTCTCAATGTTCCATACCGAGGATGGCAATTCAACGACCCATTCGGGCCTGGTGTTCCAAGTTCTCGTGTCGATATTCAGCCTTCTCGAGGACCCTAAGTTCGAGCACTTCAAGCCCGTTATGGACGCTTACATATCGGGCCACTTTGCGGCAGCGCTTGTATACAAAGGACTTTTGAGCAGCGTGCAACATTGCGCGGATTGGGTAACCGCCGCTGAGAGACAAGAGCCCATTATGAAGTGCTTTCGCTCCCTCGAGtacatattcaaattcataatACAGAGTAGATTGTTGTTCGCGCGGGCGACCGCCGGTCAATTCGAGGATAGCTTCAAGCGGGATCTCTATTGCGTATTCGCTGCGCTCAACAAAATGCTTCAGATACCGTACGAGGTCGTGTTGCTCTCCCAGGTCGCTCTGCTGCTTTCCATTTCGGCTGTGTTCGAGCAGCTCGCCGCCGTTCTTCCGGCTATCGAGGTTGCCAAACTCACGTGCACGATGCTGGACTCGGTGCCGCGAGAGCCACCTCCTCAACTGATGCAGGCGAAGCTCGTTGCCATTAAAAATTTGGCCAGTTCGAGTCTGTTCTGCGACGACGAAAGCCGAAATTTGCTCCTCGTTACGATATGCCGACACCTGAGAATTCACCTCGCGAGACGAGAGGAATTGCGTTCTTGCACAGAGATACTCGGCGAGATACTGAGCTTTTTGCACGCCAGAGGACGCGACACGAACAAGGTCAACAATTGCATACATCACGACGTCGAAACTCTCTGCCTCTCGATATTCGACGTGCTCGTACAAACGATCCTGATTATCGTCAACGCGAGCGGACCCGTACTCGGCTGTCTCGTTGCCTGTCTCATCGGTCTCCTCCAGCTTCTCGACGAGGATCACTACGAGAGACTCTGGGAAGAATATACCCAGCAGCATGGCGGAGGAGACAAGAAACCCCTCAAGGACATGATTCTACGGGTTTTCCTCGTCCTCGGGGATCTCGTACGTCAGGAAGTATTCCCGCCCGATTGGCTCGTCATACGAATGCAAGCGAACAACATCATTCTGAAATCGCTCCAGGAGCTCGTTCAGCCCCTGGCTTTTCGCTTTCTACACGGTAGCTCGTTCGATTCGCAGCTCTGGTCGACTTACTTCAATCTCGCGGTCGCCTATTTGACCCAACCGTCTCTACAGCTTGAACAATTTTCCGAGGTCAAACGGGAAAAGATTGTCGAAAAGTACGGTGACATGCGAGTGCTAATGGGCTTTCAAATACTCTCAATGTGGTCCAATTTGGGCGAACGCAAACTCGAGTTTATCCCCGGCATGGTGGGTCCCTTTCTCGAAGTTACCCTCGTACCCGAGAGTGAACTTCGCAAGGCCACTCTTCACATTTTCTTCGACATGATGGAGTGCGAGCAACGGGCTCGGGGAAGTTTCAAATCGGTCGAATCGGAATTGATCGACAAACTCGATATTCTCATTAGCGAGAACAAAGGGGACGACGAGTATCGTCAACTCTTCAACACCAT GGAGCATCTCAGCGCCGT GTTGCTGGCTAGAGTACAGTCGGAAGATCCAGCGTGGAAGGACAGTGGCACGGCCTTTATAACTTCGGTCACTAGATTACTCGAGAGATTACTCGATTACAGAAGCGTTATTCAGGGCGACGAGAATCGTGACAAACGGATGTCGTGCACGGTCAATTTACtg aatttttacaaaaacgaGTTCAATCGGAAAGAAATGTACTTGCGATACATTTACAAACTGCACGATCTTCATTTGGCCGCTGAAAATTATACCGAGGCAGGATTCACGATGAAACTTTACGCCGATCAGTTGAGCTGGGAAGCTACGTTGTTACCATCGGATCACGCTCACCCTCAGCAACCCGAGTGGCAGCGGAAAGAGCTCCTCTATCATCAGATCATTCACTATTTCGATCGTGGCAAGTGCTGGGAAAAGGGTATACCACTGTGCAAAGAATTAGCTGTTTTGTACGAGACGCGGCTCTACGATTACGCCAAACTCAGTCTAATACTGAAAACGCAAGCCAAATTTTTGGACAATATTCTAACACAGCTGAGGCCCGAACCCGAATATTTCCGGGTTGGATTCTACGGTCTGAGTTTTCCGCTCTTCGTCAGG AACAAACTGTTCATCTATCGCGGATTGGAGTACGAACGAGTAGGAGCATTCACGCAAAGGCTACAAACGGAATTTCCGAGCGCGCAGATACTCATGAAGAGCGCACCTCCCGACGAGAGTATTATTTCATCGGAAGGCCAAT ATATTCAAATATGCAACGTCAAGCCGATTCCGGAAGAGAACAGCCTTGGATGCACTTCGGCCGAAGTACCCGACCGCGTCGTTGCATTTTATCTCGTAAACGATGTACGAAAGTTTTTGTTCGATCGACCACTGCACCGAGGCCCGGTTGACCGTGAAAATGAGTTCAAATCGTTGTGGATCGAGAGGACGACATTGACAACCGAGGCAAAGTTGCCCGGGATTCTCCGTTGGTTCGAGGTTATCGAGAGACGCTCCGAACTTTTGGCACCGGTACAGTACGCTTGCGAGACGATGCAGAGCGTTGAAAGAGAGCTGAGAAGATTAGTCGCCCAATATACCGCGGAACCCCATAGAAACATCAATCCCTTCAGCATGAGGCTCCAGGGTATAATCGATGCGAACGTGATGGGTGGAATAACAAAGTATCAGGAGGCTTTTCTCACCCCAGAGTTTTCGAGGCTCAATCCCGAAATGGTACCGCacgtaaataaattgaaaaatcttattcTCGATCAAATGAGCGTTTTGGAGTCGGGACTCGTTCTTCATGGACAAATTGCGCCCTCGGGTGTCCAACCGTTGCACAAGAGGCTCATTGAGAGATTCACACAGTTGAAGCAGAGCCTAGGACCATTGGCCAGGCAACGCATCATTCACCAAGACAGTATTATCAA CTCGCCTCTACCTCCATTGCCAAGTAATGATAAACAACGTCCGGCAACTCTCGAGACACCTGGTTCGAGAATCTCAAACGCCGATAGCGATGGACTACCAGAGGATGAAGGATTTTATACACGAGTGGAGGGTGCTCCTCCGCCAATTCCACAGCGCGAAGTCAGACCGAGGTCGGTCGGATATGGAACAACGCCGCCTCGACCGACGCATCACAGAACACTTAGCAAACCCTTAAGTCCGAAACTACCTCTCAGGCATTCTTTGCCAACGCCTACAGAAGCGGCCGTgtcagcagcagcaacagcagcatcAACCGATCATCAAACAAATATTACAAACTCGTGGGGCGAATCGGAGCAAGCACCACCTTTACCCCCTAGAG caCCAGAAAAGCGGGAAATCAATTCCGGGCCGCCGGCACCTCCGAAACGTCCGACGCACAAACGCAATACAGAATGGAGCGCCGGTGAGGACGAGCAAGATGCACCAGCCACGCAACCACCACCCCCGCCAGCCAACGAAACTAATTATCTACGGGACAGTGGAATTTCGACGACGAGTCTTCTTGATTTTCAATCTCATTTGACCAACCTTAATAATCTTAGTTACGAGGAGTTTGAACCACGCTCGAGAAGCAACGATATCATGAACATTTCACCTCCATCCACGACTACCGCTCTCAATGTTTCAGCAGCCGCGCTCCAAAATTCTCATACGATTCTCGATCAAGAG aCAAGTCCACCACCGATTCCGCCAAAGGCACACCAGGAAGCTCCGTCAGCGCCTTCGACTTTGGAGAGAGTCAGTAATCGCATTCATGGCTCGGCTCACACCGAAAATTACTCCGTACCGAAATTACAGACCCTCTCAGTCGCATCGGACACCGAGAGTACGGTCTAG